A single region of the Fenollaria sporofastidiosus genome encodes:
- a CDS encoding phosphodiester glycosidase family protein, with translation MKKKIMALAFAAMLLISQVTSFAKVEVKTVNLRGKSVNVTTIDLDEKTEIKVAKPNGKQVGTAAFTDFVNSYKPKAAINANYFEAYNGGKFPYGTQMTGGVMINMEGANANLIVFDKNKAKIVHGTFKYKGYLDGKRKNEWNNGTQSMDFNLFDAWYVNVKPTDTSGVYIFNSFRNAPTTVTGGYAIEVVNNTVKKVYKANGELTVPKDGYLIYYGSDFSNNTYVTDRFKEGRTVEIELVLSHVVDGNTVEDKTFDYKGEKVPFAKLSEIISASPMLIENSKLVYEKHVAGMEAKMTKGAGARSLIGINKNGQLVLATTSGTMGQVAGIMQDLGCTDAFNLDGGASSAMYANGKYLRKAGRALNTVLVIRDQVKPAK, from the coding sequence ATGAAGAAAAAAATTATGGCACTAGCTTTTGCAGCGATGCTACTTATATCTCAAGTTACATCCTTTGCAAAGGTTGAAGTGAAAACAGTTAACCTTAGAGGCAAAAGTGTTAATGTTACGACTATCGATTTAGATGAAAAAACTGAAATAAAGGTTGCAAAGCCAAATGGAAAGCAAGTTGGTACAGCAGCATTTACTGATTTTGTGAACTCATATAAACCGAAGGCAGCCATAAATGCAAATTACTTTGAAGCATACAATGGCGGCAAGTTCCCATATGGAACACAAATGACTGGAGGAGTAATGATTAACATGGAAGGCGCTAATGCAAACCTTATTGTATTCGATAAGAACAAGGCGAAGATAGTGCACGGAACATTCAAGTACAAAGGCTACTTAGATGGCAAGAGAAAAAACGAGTGGAACAACGGAACACAAAGCATGGATTTTAATCTATTTGACGCTTGGTATGTAAATGTTAAGCCAACAGATACTAGCGGTGTATATATATTTAATTCGTTCAGAAACGCTCCTACTACAGTTACAGGCGGCTATGCTATAGAAGTGGTTAATAACACAGTAAAGAAGGTTTACAAGGCCAATGGCGAGCTAACAGTGCCTAAGGACGGCTACCTTATTTACTACGGAAGTGACTTTAGTAATAACACATATGTTACTGATAGATTCAAAGAAGGAAGAACTGTTGAGATTGAACTAGTTCTTAGTCACGTAGTTGATGGTAATACAGTTGAAGACAAGACATTTGACTACAAGGGAGAAAAAGTTCCATTTGCTAAACTTAGCGAAATTATATCAGCATCACCTATGCTTATAGAAAACTCCAAACTTGTATATGAAAAGCATGTAGCTGGTATGGAAGCAAAGATGACAAAGGGAGCAGGCGCAAGAAGCCTTATAGGTATAAATAAGAACGGACAGTTGGTTTTAGCTACAACATCAGGTACTATGGGCCAAGTTGCAGGTATAATGCAAGACCTTGGCTGTACTGATGCATTTAACCTTGATGGAGGAGCATCAAGTGCTATGTATGCAAACGGTAAGTATCTAAGAAAAGCAGGTAGAGCACTTAACACAGTCTTAGTCATTAGAGACCAAGTTAAGCCGGCTAAATAA